A window of Malania oleifera isolate guangnan ecotype guangnan chromosome 2, ASM2987363v1, whole genome shotgun sequence genomic DNA:
ttccctgggaatttacctggtgtaattttgtacaattattcactctctatttacctgtacaattgtaactgtggtaaagttaggtggaacaatccCTAGTTTCACAACACGCAGAACCATTTAAATCTTTGTGTTTTTTTCTATTTGAGTATGTCTTGAATTCCTTTTCACAAGCCTGTTGATACGAGGCTCTTTCCTGAAGAGTGGGACCCATTTTCAACCCTTGGGAAAGGGTCCATCACATTTCGCTCATCATGTTTGCCACTTCATTGAGTTGTCTAGGGCCGTGGGGGTTGGATTTGACTCAActtgattaattttttattcaCCAGGTCTTAtgcacatgtgtgtgtgtgtgtgtgtgtgtattttagaTTACAAAAGAAGTTGTATTAGATTGAAAAGAAAGAGAAGTTACAATCTAGGGGGACAAGAAGTccatccaaaaaaataaaaaataaaaataaaaaataaaaaaacaaaaaatagatacTCTCGAATTCTTGCCGAGCATTCATGCAAGAATAAAATACCTGCTCCATTTCTTTTCTTGTTGAGTAATTGGCTTCATTATTATCTTGTTGGTCTTTATACCAACAATTACTTTAAATGTGATTcaaatttctatattttttgcATCAGAAAAATGGTATATTGTCGTGtgcactttatttttttatttttaacaaatagGACACTAAGAATCGGAATGCTAAAATTGCTTAGGCTCAAATATTTTGGATTTGACCACATCCTATTCCATGTGAATTTCTTGGAGTTGAGCTGCCTTCTTTATTATCTTGCTCTCCTTATAACATTTTTGCTCTCTGATATTTGTCTTTGACTGAAAAGCTAGCTCTAAAATTTGGTTTGAAAATCTATTCATTCTTTTTCATGGGTTTCAAAActtcctatgagttcatctagaatGAGCTTTGACAGATGTTTCGATTCTTCTAATTGCAGCAGCTACATGTTCAAATATTGTTGGCAAGCCTTTCAAAATTTTTGCAACAATTTTCTTATCTTCTATGCCTCTAATTGATTAATTGTAGAAACTCTAGTAAAAAATTATTGCACATAATGGCTAATTTATCAAACTCTTGCCATGAATTTTGGATCCTAATGGGGATTACCTTATCATATTCTTTGTAAATGCATAAAATTACTTCTTTGCCCTAGTTTGTGGCATTGATCAAAGTCAAACTTGTATATGcgtaataattaaattaattattagttATATTGTATTTGCTGTAGGAGGTCAATATTGGTGGTGTGTGCCATGATTGGCCACAAAGACATGCGGTGGGTCTCTAACAATCTCGGTCTTGGGATGTTCTTGAGAGTCTTGATTTGGTGGTCTAGAATTAGAGTTCCTATCCCTTAGCCCTTTCCTAAACTGTTCAAGCATCCAATGCCACTCACACGTGCTTCCTTTTATTTCTCTCACCCTAACTATGTGTCACAAATTAATTTGCTCAATGATCTATCATTTTTTCATCAATTGAGATGTGAAATGACACTCTCTGAATGGACTATGGATCCTTACACCCTTTTGCTTCTCCCTTATAAACATCCCCAATTATActtcaagggggggggggggggggggtttcctTTTGACACTTAGACAATTAAGCTCTTCCTCTCTTTCTCACCCGCTCACTTTGGATTTCAACTAGTTAAAGGAATCGCTTTAGTTATCATAGTACCTTCACTTACCACAATCCATGCCTGAGCTTCCTGGGAATTGCTTGGCTCACCTAGGTCCTCTCTTGAACATTCATTACTTGTGTGCAACGGAGTCCTTCTCCGGTCTCAAGAAACCCTTGCACATGCTCCAAGTtgttttcttaaattttgcaatGCATCTTTAGGTGTAATTTTCCTGCAATTCTAGGTAGAGTAGTTTTACTTACTCCTTGGTGCATAAACAACATGGCTCTTGCTTTTGCTATTGAATAAGTTGCTCTAATCCCTAGACTCGGAACTCCTTCAAACTTATCTTAAAAAATGTatcaatctccaaaatatcctGGAACATGAATTATGTCTTCATAAATAAATTGTAATCTCCAACCAAGATTGGAACTTGTTGGAAATATTTGAAAACAAGCTCATTGTTGCTGCTTGAGGTCATTGTTATGGCTAATATGTGAGGGCTTATGGAGAGAAATTGAAATCAAGGGGCTGGTTCTCTTACCGCTTAATTGTGtatgaaaatgaaattttataaaaataagacGAAGGAATTATAAAAGCATGAACACTATTGCTTTATGGAGCATGGAGGCAGCAGAGTTGCCAAAGCTGTGGATTTTCATTTTGCAATTGCATATGATGATTACAATGAAATGCACAGGATGCTTTTTTATTGGCAACAAGTGGTTGCTGCCCTAGCAAGTTGTGCAATTTGCCCACTTGCATAGCGGGTCCAACTATAAAGgccattcaaataataataaaaaattgcaaACTATGTTTTGATACTCATGCTCATACATGTAGGCTTTCAAAGCTCAAATAGGTAAATCTTAGCTTTTGCTTTGTGTTGTTTTTCCACTTTGCCTTGAAAAAATCAGGGTATATGTAGCaagtatactgatgtcattaaggatatgtagtaggtatattgatgttattaatgatatgtacgatggagtaatgactagtgtaaggactatagatggagaaactagagaatttccattcaccataggtgtacataaaggatttgctttgagcctttatctttttgctctagtgatgtaccaactgactaagagtattaaaaatgaggtttcatggtgtatgttgtttgcaaatgatattgtattaattgatgaaattaggggcggaatagaggctgagttagaattatggagagaagctttggagtctagagactttaggatcagtagaaataagacagaatatatgaaatgtaatttcagtaatactAGGAGGAATGTTGGAGatagttaaacttgatgatgaagataTAAATAGcccttgtagattttgataccttggatctattatgcaagttggaggagaaattgaagataatgtaatgcatagagttaaagcaggttgggtaaaatggagaagtgcttcaagtgtcctttgtgatcgtagaatacccttaaaattaaaaggaaagttttataggatgactataagaccagctatgctatatggatcagaatgttgggcgacgaagaaacataatatccaaaaagtaaaagttgccgagatgagaatgctgagatgaatgagtgatataacactgaaagataaattaatgaatgaacatattcgtggtaagttaggtgtaactcctataaaagataagataaggaagggacgaatcagatggtatggacacttgcaacgtaggccacataatgcgccagtgaggaagagtgagttagttactgtgggggatACTAGatggggtaggggtagacctaaaataacttggaaggagatagtgagtatgaatttaatagccctgaatctgtcaaaagaaatggtccataatcgcataaattggcagaaaatgattcatataacaaaccccacctagtgggacttaaggcttggttttgtagTTGTTCTTGTTGCTTATCTGCTCTATTGCTGTGTTGATTTGACCTTTGATCATAACCTTTTGCTTTGTCATTTTGCTCTGTGCTCTGCTATTTCTTCTCATCATTGTGTGTGTGCATACTTGATATTCCCCTTGgtttttgtgaattttaaattGCTGGTTTTATAGTGATACCACGAATGcagttaaaacaagttttttttatagtttctcattaaacataaatttttatttagtttacAGCTGATTCTTGTTCTTGTATATTATTAGGTTTGCTTACAAGCTGCCTCCACTGTAGCAAAGGACTATGTTGGTGGTGTTGCGTTCTTAGATACAGGAAACTCTTTTTCAGCGAAACGTGTTGCTTGCTTGATTGGCCAGACCTTGGACCTTGACCCTGACCTAAAAGAGGTTAAATATAATATTCTTTTACCGTTAATAgtgttttctttttattgtttgtTTAGTTAATCTCTCTTGTGATCCAGAAATGGCTATGTGCTTTCCTCCACAGGTTTGTTGTGAATGTCTGCTGCATCGTGCCTTTTTTTTCACCAACAGTAGTATAGGATATTTCATTTGCATGGGAACAAAAATAACTTGAACACTCTAAAGATTACAACAACCAGCTTTGACAAAAACTGAAAATCAAAGGAATAACACAATACACTCTAATCAACTGAGAGTGAAGCAAAACAAACTCTGAAGATGTCACCAATTCAGAACCTGAGATTTAGATCCATGCCATCATGTCCACAGTTTTCTTGAGTCCCAATTTTGCCAGATGATCAGCTAGCTAACCTTCTCTCTATGTACGGATGAACCCATCTTCTCATTGCCCGAATTGTTATACAACTGGTTGGTTGCACTTACGACTATGATGGGTTGGATTCTAATTTGCATTTGATCTTGGGATACTGTAAACCCAAACAATTCTTTAGTTGTTAGACACTATGTGAACGTAACATTACTGATTTTGCTGATAATAATTTCTctgtattatattatatcatattaaaaATATTGATGCATTTCTTTGGGAAACAAGGATTCATGCAGCCAAATCCCCAAACCATGGCTTTGTTGAGTTGAATTTTCTCtaacatgtttctatactcacATACATGTGAATACATATAATTTATTTGTCCATTTTTTTGATGAACTGGTTTTTTTTCCCccctactatatatatatatatatatagtatcgcTTGTGTTGCACTTGTCTTAACTCTTTATTTTGGCCCATCTAGCAACCTGGGTGAGGGTTGGGTGGGGGTTGAATTTGGTTGACAATCAATTTCATTTACTTCAAGCATCATTCACAAATTTGCACAATCAAGTAAGAACAACACAGTTGAAATCAAAACTTAAAGAGTgggaaaagagagagagggacACAAAGACTTCATACTAATCCAGTTCAAATCTAGAGCATACGTCAGCTCCTCCAGTATCTATCTTGACCCTTTCTCTAAATTCGAGCCCATTTGCAGTGAAGTCTAAACCTGTTACAATTCCCAATTCTCAACAAAACACTGAGAAATCATTTTTCCCACACAAGGTACCGAACCTTCCACCATGCATGGACTACACATCTGCACATGTCCTCTCAACATAGCACAATTTCATGCACTCAGAAATCTTGGTTTTTCTGAGTCCCTTAGCAAGCTCAATTCAGTAGGCAAGAGCAAGGTTGATTCTTCGCATGCTTCATTTGTGAATATATATGGCCTTCAAAAGATCTTGCTCGTTAATGTTCCTACACTTTCTTTCCTAGCAAATGTAGTGGCTTTTGCGATATCCAAGAATATCTTTGCTGAAGAAAATATGGGAAGGAGACAATATAGAATTAAACAAATTTCATGTTTATAGAAATATTAAGTCCATAGGAATCTTTTGACAAAATTActttaagaaaatgaaaatttaatttataatttggtcaaaaattgttttaatcAAACAAGAAAGTATTTTTTGAATGCAATTCAAATAGAGAATCAAGGGCACAGTCAAGAATTTTCATGATTCataagatatgcttaagaaatttgaattATGAACTTAGCCAAGGGTGAAGTAACAGAGGCCAAGGGTTACACCTACGGTCCTTTTGAAATTGAAGGCAGGATATTCAAGTGGGAAAATTTGTCTTATAAATGCTATATTCCAAATTTTAACATATGAGATTTATCTATTAAATATGCCAATTTATTATTATGGTCAGCTCACTATTTAGACACCGAATTTTTAAAGGAGTTCGGAATCATCAAATCTTAGGGTAGTCCCAACCTTTACATAAGGGAGGAGGATTGCGTCAGGTAGCAGTCAGGGTAAAAGTTGTTAGAGCTCTTCGATATGgataatttttacttaaaaaaaaaaaaaacttcatttttGAAGGGATATTGATTTATCTGACATTCTGATCATGCTGATTTTTGATTCATGCTCTCAACCAAATAATATGTTTGTAACACAATCAAGTTTAAGCAAGATCTGTGGGCACTAAAAAGTTGGTCATGCTATTCGTAAATCTACGGACTAGATAGTAGAAGTATCATATGGGCCTACTTTGTGATGGATATCTATATATGCATTGCATTGCGTACGTGATTGTTCTCATTTCTCAGTGTATGTTTAACCCTATACATATTACAAATACATGCTAGTAGACAACAGTGCATTTACTCCTGTTGGATTGTGGACATGAGGTTGCATTAGGATGTGGCATTTTCTGGTTATTGGGAAGTGAACTTGCTGACACTATCCTTTTTTAAGCACACACAAAAACATATGATAAATTAAAAGCATAGTTCTCTATTTAATCTCTAGTATTGTTCTTAACCTTTGTTGCAGGCCAAACACAAAATTGTCCAGAAAGTAATGAGTGGCATATTATGTTACTCGGTGTTTGACATCTTTGCAATGCTGGATGTGCTCCATCAGCTGGAGTCTAACTTGAAATGTCGGGTATTGACATAAAATAAAGCTTTATGGGTGACTACATCTTCATTCCTATGCTCATCTGGTTGAACATTTATTGACATCAATGCAGGCAGGAGATAATGAGTTGCATTTGCTTATCATTGATTCGATTTCGTCATTGATTACCACAGTCCTTGGTGGCAGTGGACCTCATGGTATGGTTCTGTTTTACCTTTTTTATAGGTATATTAGATGATGTTTTGCTCATGCTTCTTCACAAAATCCATTCTAGAAAATCTTTGTTAAAATATGCGTATGGTTTCAGCTTGAATAAATGTATAATTGGATATGCTTTGTTTCTTTATGGCTcagtttggatcaaggatttatTGGAGAAAAgcaaggaaaggaaaggaaaataaaaaagaaatttattttctattgtgTTTTTTCTCTactaaaatactataaaaaataatgttGTGTTTTAATaagactaaaaattaagaaatgtcAAATGTTAATGacatgtaaaattaatttttgattcattgacttgttatatatcttattttctttctcactttccttggTAACCAAACGTGAGACAACAGAATTCCTTcacattttcctttccttctcctAACGGCTTTCCAATTTCAAAATGACCCTTATATGTTTTATGGTTTTTTATTGCAGAGTTAATGagcatttaattattttaaatttaggAAGTAATATGATTTTTccattcatattttatttttactttttggaaaattttgattCATTTATGAAAGTAATATCTAACTTTCATTCATAAATTGCCAATTCATTTTCTTTTCCAATTCCTTCAATACCACCCTAAAAGTTTTATTTCATGATTACAGATTTAATACAATCATAATAACATCTGTAATTGTAATTCAGTAATTTGCACCTGAACCGGCATTCCCGAAACCATCACCTGGTTTATCTAAATTATTTCTGGAAATTTCTGAATTCTGGATTATGTAGAGATATTGTTTGATCAAAattaaattcttttaaaaaaatcacAGTAATGCAGCTTGTTAGTTTGTGTCTTGATTTCTTGTTGttcctttctttttcattttggtGTTTAATTGAAAACATTTTGGAGGacatttggtatcactgtcaaaaattatgaacCAATAACTGAAAATTAGAAGTgaaaactaaaaactgaaaactagcaacttgttttcagttaaaatttccaaaaataaaacaaattaaaaaccaaaTTGAGCTCATGTTTGTTTTTATGCTTGTACCAAATAAGAACTAAAATATATGATTCAAATGATAAAAATATgacacaaaataaatttaaaatattataataaaaaatagaaactaattatggccatttctttttaaaatttaatttttagtgctCCAAGAATCATTCTACTGTACATCacaattgaaaaatggtaaaaatgattttttgaatggcttttaaaatttttaaaaacattttataaaatttatagatatttttattttaattatattttaaatcacATGATCATTTTGATAGGAATAGAAAATGCGCAACATAAAAAGTTGTGTTAACatgttattttataaaaatgaaaaCAGAGAATCAAAAACAGAAATGATGCTGAACGACTCTTTACTGAAACGAAAAGAAATCCTTCTTTGTTGGATAAAAAGTAGAAACCAtttctttaaaacttttttcATCACATGTTATAGCCAAGCAATTAGAAGTACTAGCCTGTTATATTATGTTTAAGAGTAAGACTGTAGAGGCAATTAATTTCCTCAAAATCTGAGTTGCCTGTCACAAAATGGCTTGCCTAAATTGTGCACTTTTATTTTCATTATGATCTCCAAAGTGGGTGTGTATTTGTAACTTAACCTAAAAATTGATTAGCTGGTTGTTGATACTGCAAAAGTACTTTTTCTTAACACATGTTGCACCAGACTTTTGTTGCAAACTGTATATAACACAACTAAGGCCGCAGCTTTTATATGAACTTCTATTTCTTAATTTATTCATTAATCAGTATGTATGATTGGAAATGGAGAGTATAGTTCATATATATAACAACTCTTTCCATATCAGAATTCTGTTTGTCTGATGTATCATGTTTAGTTAGTCTGCAACTGAAAACTTAATGGATTCATGCCTGATGGACGCAGGACATGCTTTGATGGTTTCTGCTGGATATCTGTTGAAGAAATTGGCACACGAGCATAATATTTCAGTGGTTGTAAGTTCTGCACTTAAAATTATGTCCATACCTCATTGACAACTTCTTTGGTAGTTTGcagtaaaaaacaaaaaaaaaaaaaaaaccaaaaaaaggtGGAAATACATGCATAGGAAAATGGAAAAGTgagaataaaattttttttttcttttatttattgatttatttggaAATGCTTCATGAGATTCTTAACTTCAACTGTCTTAGGTTAAGTAGTCTAAAAAGATACTTCATTTTCTGTGTGGTTcttggatttatttttatttttttgcagttTCAACATTAAAGACTCTAGAAGGGGTTCTTGAAAGGCGAGCAGGGTCTATGTTTTACACGTGTAATGGATGTTTTAGGGAGGTTCAGATAGGAGAGCAAGCTAGTCATCATGAAACTCAATAATGATTGGTATCAAGTGAAGGGGTTTTGATGGTTGGAGCGATTCTCTGAGCTAGTGGGAATAGAAAAGTTGGGGGGATTTCTTGGAAAGAGCGAGCGAGAAATATGGTTGCTCATGCATCTAAAGACCCTTCGTATCTGTTGGGGAGAGGCAAATGGGTCTAGGTTGTTATCCTTCAATAAGAGAATGCCACATCACTTCTCAACGAATGAGAAATTGGTAAATTGTTGGTTCAACAGCGACGCACGGTTGGAAGAAAAAGGAGCATGTCATAAGCAACAAGTGGCGGATGCTTAAGAAGACTTGGATAATGCTAAGGGGTCAGGACTCTCCTTTTGAGCCTTAGTGAAGCTATGACTCTAGAACACCCAAAGATTGGGATTAGTAGGGAAACCCCGCCAAGTATCTATTTAATCAAAATCCTGGGCGTGGGTGTGCTCTTTTTTTTGTTTAACCTCCTATAAAGGTGCAAATGTATGATAGTTAACAAGTAATTCATGATTGCACATGTGCAAGTTCACTGTGGGTTAATTTCATGATCTGGAGGAAAATGGTAATTTCATGCATTTATAAAACAAATCTGCTCTCTTGTTACGTCTAGTGAGTGGAATCATTCTGATGCAGTCTATTCTGGAAGCAGCCATATTGTTATCTTGTTTTGCTTAGTTATGAATGCAAATAATTTTGAATTTGCGCATTGTTTTGATTGAAATGATGATTTACCTGGACATTGTGATTCCTCATGATAATATCATTTTCCTAGCTAAAAACGAATATTGCATCACTGAaactttttatgttttatttaattaGGTGACTAATCACATGGTGGGTGGAGAGGGAGGCGTTCTGAAACCTGCACTTGGAGAGAGCTGGAAGTGCATACCCCATGTGCGGCTTCTGCTCTCCCCAGACCGTGCAAGCAATATCTGCAACATATCCTTGCTTAAACATCCATACATAGTATgtttctactctctctctctctctctctctctctcatattcatTTTTTTCTCTATCCTGCTTGTGATGCAAACTACACGGTTGAAACAAACCCAGATATACTGTGAGGCTGGTGTATCTCCTGTAGCTTCATCCTATGGTAATCAGTACTTATCTTTTTATCTTGTTACTTATTTGTGTTATTTTCATTTCCTCAGGCATCTGGTAAAGCAGCGAGATTAACGATGCTTGATTGATAACAATGTTTAGTTGAATATGTTGTTTTTTGGCATTGAACTGAGAGCTGTAAAAGCgttaaatgataaaaataatgtaTAGGAAGGATGACGGCTTGTAGGGTTTAAgctatatgaaatatatttgaatttgtgtaaatttgaaaGAAGTTCAAATCCAATTTGTGTTAGGAAGAAAGGAGACCAAAAAAATACGGCAGCATAACTGGAAGTTCTTTCTCTCTCAATTAACAAATCAGTTCTTATAATATGACtagcacaaaaatatatattttcagcaaTACAAAATCAGCTAAAAAATAAACGCAAATATCAATTACACGAGATAGAATTTTGTGGAAAACAATTTCAAATCAAAGGGTAAAAATCACAATATTTAGAGTCCACTCAAAAAATTCACTATGATAAAAGTGTAAGTATAAGATTTCAATTTTCAGCTATCATAATGAGTATATAAATCTATTTTTAGCTAACAAAAAAAGATCTTCAAAATCAAAGAGAAAAAGTTGAGAAATCCACAAAAAAACGTAGTTATTGTTCAAATCCAATATTTGATGTTACAATGCTTGTACAATCAATCCGACCATTCAAAATTAGCATCTAAGAGTCCTCTGTACTGACAAAAAATTAGCTTGATCGGACCACATATGACCTTCCAATCATCGGTTGATCAAAATTGTATACTATTGCAAAAATTCAGATTTTCTCAACATAGTGATTGTTCAAAAGTCCTCTATCTATTGACAAAGAAATAGCTCGATTGAACCACGGATGACCATCTAATTATCAG
This region includes:
- the LOC131149348 gene encoding DNA repair protein RAD51 homolog 4 isoform X1, encoding MAPLKSLERDFPIIDFNFQQFCASHGIFTVEDLLIHDLYVLVALMEQQSTSERLKQGITQVLSIIDGLHRPWSNGMELFEDTQRNKIVLSTGCEGYLESELSLIAFDVGHVTELVGPSSSGKTQVCLQAASTVAKDYVGGVAFLDTGNSFSAKRVACLIGQTLDLDPDLKEAKHKIVQKVMSGILCYSVFDIFAMLDVLHQLESNLKCRAGDNELHLLIIDSISSLITTVLGGSGPHGHALMVSAGYLLKKLAHEHNISVVVTNHMVGGEGGVLKPALGESWKCIPHVRLLLSPDRASNICNISLLKHPYIIYCEAGVSPVASSYGNQYLSFYLVTYLCYFHFLRHLVKQRD
- the LOC131149348 gene encoding DNA repair protein RAD51 homolog 4 isoform X3, encoding MAFSRMMNLDLVSAPIILVLQEFFSNNMPEVALMEQQSTSERLKQGITQVLSIIDGLHRPWSNGMELFEDTQRNKIVLSTGCEGYLESELSLIAFDVGHVTELVGPSSSGKTQVCLQAASTVAKDYVGGVAFLDTGNSFSAKRVACLIGQTLDLDPDLKEAKHKIVQKVMSGILCYSVFDIFAMLDVLHQLESNLKCRAGDNELHLLIIDSISSLITTVLGGSGPHGHALMVSAGYLLKKLAHEHNISVVVTNHMVGGEGGVLKPALGESWKCIPHVRLLLSPDRASNICNISLLKHPYIIYCEAGVSPVASSYGNQYLSFYLVTYLCYFHFLRHLVKQRD
- the LOC131149348 gene encoding DNA repair protein RAD51 homolog 4 isoform X11 encodes the protein MAPLKSLERDFPIIDFNFQQFCASHGIFTVALMEQQSTSERLKQGITQVLSIIDGLHRPWSNGMELFEDTQRNKIVLSTGCEGIDLLLHGGFHKGHVTELVGPSSSGKTQVCLQAASTVAKDYVGGVAFLDTGNSFSAKRVACLIGQTLDLDPDLKEAKHKIVQKVMSGILCYSVFDIFAMLDVLHQLESNLKCRAGDNELHLLIIDSISSLITTVLGGSGPHGHALMVSAGYLLKKLAHEHNISVVVTNHMVGGEGGVLKPALGESWKCIPHVRLLLSPDRASNICNISLLKHPYIASGKAARLTMLD
- the LOC131149348 gene encoding DNA repair protein RAD51 homolog 4 isoform X7; translated protein: MAPLKSLERDFPIIDFNFQQFCASHGIFTVEDLLIHDLYVLVALMEQQSTSERLKQGITQVLSIIDGLHRPWSNGMELFEDTQRNKIVLSTGCEGYLESELSLIAFDVGHVTELVGPSSSGKTQVCLQAASTVAKDYVGGVAFLDTGNSFSAKRVACLIGQTLDLDPDLKEAKHKIVQKVMSGILCYSVFDIFAMLDVLHQLESNLKCRAGDNELHLLIIDSISSLITTVLGGSGPHGHALMVSAGYLLKKLAHEHNISVVVTNHMVGGEGGVLKPALGESWKCIPHVRLLLSPDRASNICNISLLKHPYIASGKAARLTMLD
- the LOC131149348 gene encoding DNA repair protein RAD51 homolog 4 isoform X10, whose product is MAFSRMMNLDLVSAPIILVLQEFFSNNMPEVALMEQQSTSERLKQGITQVLSIIDGLHRPWSNGMELFEDTQRNKIVLSTGCEGIDLLLHGGFHKGHVTELVGPSSSGKTQVCLQAASTVAKDYVGGVAFLDTGNSFSAKRVACLIGQTLDLDPDLKEAKHKIVQKVMSGILCYSVFDIFAMLDVLHQLESNLKCRAGDNELHLLIIDSISSLITTVLGGSGPHGHALMVSAGYLLKKLAHEHNISVVVTNHMVGGEGGVLKPALGESWKCIPHVRLLLSPDRASNICNISLLKHPYIASGKAARLTMLD
- the LOC131149348 gene encoding DNA repair protein RAD51 homolog 4 isoform X5; its protein translation is MAPLKSLERDFPIIDFNFQQFCASHGIFTVALMEQQSTSERLKQGITQVLSIIDGLHRPWSNGMELFEDTQRNKIVLSTGCEGIDLLLHGGFHKGHVTELVGPSSSGKTQVCLQAASTVAKDYVGGVAFLDTGNSFSAKRVACLIGQTLDLDPDLKEAKHKIVQKVMSGILCYSVFDIFAMLDVLHQLESNLKCRAGDNELHLLIIDSISSLITTVLGGSGPHGHALMVSAGYLLKKLAHEHNISVVVTNHMVGGEGGVLKPALGESWKCIPHVRLLLSPDRASNICNISLLKHPYIIYCEAGVSPVASSYGNQYLSFYLVTYLCYFHFLRHLVKQRD
- the LOC131149348 gene encoding DNA repair protein RAD51 homolog 4 isoform X4; translated protein: MAPLKSLERDFPIIDFNFQQFCASHGIFTVALMEQQSTSERLKQGITQVLSIIDGLHRPWSNGMELFEDTQRNKIVLSTGCEGYLESELSLIAFDVGHVTELVGPSSSGKTQVCLQAASTVAKDYVGGVAFLDTGNSFSAKRVACLIGQTLDLDPDLKEAKHKIVQKVMSGILCYSVFDIFAMLDVLHQLESNLKCRAGDNELHLLIIDSISSLITTVLGGSGPHGHALMVSAGYLLKKLAHEHNISVVVTNHMVGGEGGVLKPALGESWKCIPHVRLLLSPDRASNICNISLLKHPYIIYCEAGVSPVASSYGNQYLSFYLVTYLCYFHFLRHLVKQRD
- the LOC131149348 gene encoding DNA repair protein RAD51 homolog 4 isoform X9, with product MAPLKSLERDFPIIDFNFQQFCASHGIFTVALMEQQSTSERLKQGITQVLSIIDGLHRPWSNGMELFEDTQRNKIVLSTGCEGYLESELSLIAFDVGHVTELVGPSSSGKTQVCLQAASTVAKDYVGGVAFLDTGNSFSAKRVACLIGQTLDLDPDLKEAKHKIVQKVMSGILCYSVFDIFAMLDVLHQLESNLKCRAGDNELHLLIIDSISSLITTVLGGSGPHGHALMVSAGYLLKKLAHEHNISVVVTNHMVGGEGGVLKPALGESWKCIPHVRLLLSPDRASNICNISLLKHPYIASGKAARLTMLD
- the LOC131149348 gene encoding DNA repair protein RAD51 homolog 4 isoform X2, yielding MAPLKSLERDFPIIDFNFQQFCASHGIFTVEDLLIHDLYVLVALMEQQSTSERLKQGITQVLSIIDGLHRPWSNGMELFEDTQRNKIVLSTGCEGIDLLLHGGFHKGHVTELVGPSSSGKTQVCLQAASTVAKDYVGGVAFLDTGNSFSAKRVACLIGQTLDLDPDLKEAKHKIVQKVMSGILCYSVFDIFAMLDVLHQLESNLKCRAGDNELHLLIIDSISSLITTVLGGSGPHGHALMVSAGYLLKKLAHEHNISVVVTNHMVGGEGGVLKPALGESWKCIPHVRLLLSPDRASNICNISLLKHPYIIYCEAGVSPVASSYGNQYLSFYLVTYLCYFHFLRHLVKQRD
- the LOC131149348 gene encoding DNA repair protein RAD51 homolog 4 isoform X6 codes for the protein MAPLKSLERDFPIIDFNFQQFCASHGIFTVEDLLIHDLYVLVALMEQQSTSERLKQGITQVLSIIDGLHRPWSNGMELFEDTQRNKIVLSTGCEGYLESELSLIAFDVGHVTELVGPSSSGKTQVCLQAASTVAKDYVGGVAFLDTGNSFSAKRVACLIGQTLDLDPDLKEAKHKIVQKVMSGILCYSVFDIFAMLDVLHQLESNLKCRAGDNELHLLIIDSISSLITTVLGGSGPHGHALMVSAGYLLKKLAHEHNISVVVTNHMVGGEGGVLKPALGESWKCIPHVRLLLSPDRASNICNISLLKHPYIVIQVGEQTKLADRGVSVVPCQ
- the LOC131149348 gene encoding DNA repair protein RAD51 homolog 4 isoform X8, producing MAPLKSLERDFPIIDFNFQQFCASHGIFTVEDLLIHDLYVLVALMEQQSTSERLKQGITQVLSIIDGLHRPWSNGMELFEDTQRNKIVLSTGCEGIDLLLHGGFHKGHVTELVGPSSSGKTQVCLQAASTVAKDYVGGVAFLDTGNSFSAKRVACLIGQTLDLDPDLKEAKHKIVQKVMSGILCYSVFDIFAMLDVLHQLESNLKCRAGDNELHLLIIDSISSLITTVLGGSGPHGHALMVSAGYLLKKLAHEHNISVVVTNHMVGGEGGVLKPALGESWKCIPHVRLLLSPDRASNICNISLLKHPYIASGKAARLTMLD